The segment ATATTCCCTGTAACCTCCTTCGCTCGTCAGCACTGATACTTGGTCTTGTACCCTCCAAACTCTTTACTAGATGTTTCCAGAGAATAGTGACTTCTTGTTGACTCTTAACTTCCTTCTGCTCTCCTCTGTCTTCACTCGAAACATCAATACCCTTTGCTCtcaatttctccttcttcttcgccttttTGATCTCTTCCAACTTGGCGGTAATTGCAGCCTTTTCAGCAAGTTGTTTGGAGCGATTGTTACCAGCTTTTGCGCGCGTCTCGGCTTCCGTCcgatcttcatcttcaccatAGCGGAACTGGACAAAACTTTGAGGTCCGCCGGATGCCCCATTTGTCTTAGCGCCGTTACGTTttcctccaacttcaacttgTTCATGATCACCAAGTACATCGTGAATGGCTTCAAGCTGCGCATTGGATATCAAGGCCTGGAGATCTGCACCAGAATAGCCTTCAGTTCTACGAGCAATCTCAAACAGCCCACCTTCAGGACTATCTCGTACTTCTTCGGATAATTTCAGCTTTTTGCCCAATGCCTTGAGAATATCAAAACGATCATCCACATTTGGAAGATCACATATAAGAGACTTATCCAAGCGACCCGGACGGAGCAATGCCGGATCGATCAAATCTGGTCTCGAAGTAGCTGCAAGTACATAAACTCCAGATAAACCTTCAGCACCATCCATTTGTGTCAACAATTGATTGACTACTCGATCAGTTACACCAGTAGAATCATGACCACGCTTAGGAGCTATAGAATCGAACTCGTCGAAGAATAGCACACAAGGTCTAGCAGCTTCGGCTCGCTCGAAAAGATCGCGAACAGACTTTTCAGAAGCACCGATATATTTGTTGAGAATTTCGGGCCCTTTGACACTGATGAAATTCAAACCACATTCTCCTGCAACGGCACTTGCAAGGAGCGTTTTACCACAACCTGGGAATCCATACAAAAGTAGACCCGATCGCAATCGTAGTGGACATTGTGCGAAAATTGGCGCATAAGTTGTAGGATATTGTAAGGTCTCAAGTAGAATTTTTCGTGTCTCCTGCAATCCTCCAATCGAATCAAAAGTTGTAGTGGAAGTCTGAAGGGTAACATTTCGAAGCGAGGCTGGCGTAAACCCTTTCAAAGCACTGTCAAAATCTTCTCTGGTGAGTCGAATAGAACCACTATCCGCGTTTTGCAGGGAGCTTGAAACTGTCCGAATCATTGCTTCGCTCCTAGCTCGTGCTACGAGAAGAACGAGGTCACCAGGCATGTAACCATCAGTTTGGCCAGCTAGGTCTAAGAAATCAAGATCTTGATCAATGACATAACCATCACCTTCCAATTTCTTGGTGCCTTCAAGACTCGAACCACCCATCCAATCATTATCATTTTGTCTCTCGCTATTATCTGCTGTGCTTGGGCGGCTACCCGATGCCACTGGTTTTGTCGCAATCTCCGAAATTGCATTTTGCATCGCAACCTTTTCCATAACTCTTCTTCGCCCTTCTTTGTTTGGAGCTTTCAAGGCGACAATCTCTCGCACGCAATGACAGccgatgatatttttatggAGTGACTCTTTCGCTTGAGCGGTGGCAAGTAGAACAACGTTACTGCGATGCCCAATTAAATATTCTCTAGCGATTGCAATTATCTTCTCGCTAATTAAATCACTTCGAAGGTTGTCATTGCCTACTTCAAGCTCTGTTTCTGCGGGACACAATTTGTCAAGATCATCCAATATCACAATGGACTTTCCACCGATTCTTGCACCCCATGAGGCAGCCAAAAAAATCCGATCAAATGTTTCACGTATAGTTGAGACACGTGCCTCATCGGTAACAAATTTTCGACATGAAAGATATGTGGTATGGTACCTGCTATCTTGCCGTAACCGATGTGCCAAGTGTTGAACCACTGCTGTCTTTCCAGACCCCAAAGCACCAGTTAGCAATACTGAAGACAGGTGCGAAAGATGTGAGTATAGTTGTTCCATGAGATTATCAATGCCCACAAGAACAGGAGGTTGTGAGCCAAGACCATCGATCGCATTTGCTGCCAGGGTTAAGGGTTTTGGAATAGCGGCTTGAACCTcaagattgaatttcttttcagaACCAAGAAACCAATTACAAGGCTGCTTTCCGGACTCTTGTGGTCCTTGCTCTAGACGAATCATTCCGCCTTCCCAGCTTGATGGGAAGTCAGAACCTGATGGTTTGCCGAGTACTAAGCCATCAGTCAATGGCCCTTCCAAAATGCCACTATTAGAACCATTCTTGCTATACATTTTCATGATTGATTTTGCAGCTTCTTCCCTCTCAGCTTTCGACTCCCCGCCAAATTTGAGACCTTCGTTCGCTTTTCCTGTACTAGATGTATAGGGAAACACCTTGATGTGTGGAGTACCAGATTTAGAAGTGGGTTGAAAAGTCGGCTTCGAAGTCTGGGACGGGGCAGGCGCAACCCTTATAACACCTCCAACCATATTTTTACACCCCATAGAGGCACAAAGTGAACTCGATAGGGCCACATGGTATTGGTCTGGCGGTTCATCCCATGTCATCAGCCTAGCTACTACCTTTGATGCAGGCTTCCCGGCAACACCGgtattttcatcttcttgttgttgtcgttgtgGGTCGATTGGCTCTTGCAAAGTAGCGGGCTTGACAACGGTGACGGTGACCCAAGTGAGCCCTTTCAAAGAGTCCCCGAGAATGAAGTCCCCATCAACCCAGATTTTCAGTCCTCCATCATCtgcatctttctcttcttcaaaccaCTCCCCACAAAGTGCCCTGTCAATTCCTCTATAATACATAGCCGGCTTCGTCTCTTCACTTCGTCCACTTTTCCTACGTACCGCACTAGAAACACTTCGTCCGCCAACGCTCTTCCTCGAAGATACACTCACATTTTCGCCCAAACTTCGTGATGGTTTTGACCTTGTTTTCGGGGCCACAATAACTTCTGCATCTGGTGCTAGTTTCGTGAACGCAATATTTGAAGGCGGAGCAGGGAGGAGGGATGTGACTATAATATTGGCAGTCGAGGTTGGTGAAAGGTGCAACGTCAGAGGATGCGGCAGGTGCGATGAACCACTCGGTGAAGTAAAGCTTGGATTTGGTAATGCACgtatttgattgatgaaattgagcTCGAGGAAATTAGCATGCAATTCTATAATCTCCCAATCTTCTGGCGTCAAAGGTTCGATATTAATTGTATGGGCGACGGGAGGGTCGACGTGTATAGTCGCTGTAATTTTCTGTCCATCTGATATCCCCAATGTTCGCGCAAAGGTTGCATCTATCTCTACAACCTGTACTTCTTGCTCTCTACCAGATCCCCTAGTGCCACTTATACCATCCCTCCCGACAATTGGTGCAAGCTTGCGCTTGCTCTGCATACCCGTCCATCCCACGAAGATAGATCGTTGAGTCGGGGCGCCATTCGTTTGATTTGGGCTCTGCGGAGGTGGAAGTCGGTAGTTCAATTCTACAATCACATTTTGTGCAAGCTATGGAATGTGAGTGTCTGCTCATAAGGTAAATTCGTTGCGACTTACGGCGTTGATATTAACTAGTAATGAAGACAATGATGAAGGCAAGTTCAC is part of the Botrytis cinerea B05.10 chromosome 1, complete sequence genome and harbors:
- the Bcpex1 gene encoding Bcpex1, producing the protein MASNLKGRGSQATPAEISLIHLKNCLVNLPSSLSSLLVNINALAQNVIVELNYRLPPPQSPNQTNGAPTQRSIFVGWTGMQSKRKLAPIVGRDGISGTRGSGREQEVQVVEIDATFARTLGISDGQKITATIHVDPPVAHTINIEPLTPEDWEIIELHANFLELNFINQIRALPNPSFTSPSGSSHLPHPLTLHLSPTSTANIIVTSLLPAPPSNIAFTKLAPDAEVIVAPKTRSKPSRSLGENVSVSSRKSVGGRSVSSAVRRKSGRSEETKPAMYYRGIDRALCGEWFEEEKDADDGGLKIWVDGDFILGDSLKGLTWVTVTVVKPATLQEPIDPQRQQQEDENTGVAGKPASKVVARLMTWDEPPDQYHVALSSSLCASMGCKNMVGGVIRVAPAPSQTSKPTFQPTSKSGTPHIKVFPYTSSTGKANEGLKFGGESKAEREEAAKSIMKMYSKNGSNSGILEGPLTDGLVLGKPSGSDFPSSWEGGMIRLEQGPQESGKQPCNWFLGSEKKFNLEVQAAIPKPLTLAANAIDGLGSQPPVLVGIDNLMEQLYSHLSHLSSVLLTGALGSGKTAVVQHLAHRLRQDSRYHTTYLSCRKFVTDEARVSTIRETFDRIFLAASWGARIGGKSIVILDDLDKLCPAETELEVGNDNLRSDLISEKIIAIAREYLIGHRSNVVLLATAQAKESLHKNIIGCHCVREIVALKAPNKEGRRRVMEKVAMQNAISEIATKPVASGSRPSTADNSERQNDNDWMGGSSLEGTKKLEGDGYVIDQDLDFLDLAGQTDGYMPGDLVLLVARARSEAMIRTVSSSLQNADSGSIRLTREDFDSALKGFTPASLRNVTLQTSTTTFDSIGGLQETRKILLETLQYPTTYAPIFAQCPLRLRSGLLLYGFPGCGKTLLASAVAGECGLNFISVKGPEILNKYIGASEKSVRDLFERAEAARPCVLFFDEFDSIAPKRGHDSTGVTDRVVNQLLTQMDGAEGLSGVYVLAATSRPDLIDPALLRPGRLDKSLICDLPNVDDRFDILKALGKKLKLSEEVRDSPEGGLFEIARRTEGYSGADLQALISNAQLEAIHDVLGDHEQVEVGGKRNGAKTNGASGGPQSFVQFRYGEDEDRTEAETRAKAGNNRSKQLAEKAAITAKLEEIKKAKKKEKLRAKGIDVSSEDRGEQKEVKSQQEVTILWKHLVKSLEGTRPSISADERRRLQGIYREFVVGRSGDMPNGQGGTEVGGRSSLM